A DNA window from Pogona vitticeps strain Pit_001003342236 chromosome 2, PviZW2.1, whole genome shotgun sequence contains the following coding sequences:
- the LOC110090292 gene encoding keratin, type II cytoskeletal 75 produces the protein MTQQIFAARMGGRGFSSASAACGLGGRRTYVASIRQPVRNGYGIHGFGSRSLSSLGGNRRISYGRYGAGCYGSCNYGHAGYGGLGFGGMVAHYGPGIGSGGPFGGYSNSRGDGIHGVRINEDLLKPLQVGVDLQEQEFRNREREEMKDLNNQFACFIDKVRSLEQQNKALETKWNLLQEYALPARKNLEPYYENFISNMKKEIDYLLSERENLARENDAVQHLVEELKSKYEEEFKRRTAAENEFVLLKKDVDSISLSKTQLEGKVDLLCRELEFRRHIYAEELAQLDSQIGDAKILLQMDNSRDLDLDLILRNVDAWYQSIAQRSKEEANAFYENRFQELQEERGKHSDALMLNQQVIAQLTQLINKLQRENDSVKKQVSALETAICDVEQRGDNSLKDAREKHTDLQTALKKAKDDLAGMLKDYQLVLNSKVALDIEIAAYKSLLEGEETRLHKGNPTSVDVVKPFHLSSSEGYSPMGIGYNSGYGGWAQRSYNRSYGSRSVGEPSRTKDSSHNLTPGVCSADAEFHPGAVPYSRSCYVGNHSIDSSCQTGGVRVGRGTNQGLGFGSGIVHGSIQDVGSGKISGGIAETCPGGGYLSGGYRPVDVHPFGDGGMGRRVVSGPIVVGCHPGFGIGNIGGPCFGIPAAGGFGVSGGMPCVGAGGPLNVCYPGAVQAPVGVCYPGQVGDICFTGGVAPL, from the exons ATGACTCAACAGATATTTGCTGCAAGAATGGGAGGAAGGGGATTCAGTTCTGCCTCTGCTGCGTGTGGACTAGGCGGGCGCAGAACCTATGTTGCCTCCATACGTCAACCAGTCAGAAACGGATATGGGATCCATGGCTTCGGCAGCCGGAGTCTTTCCAGTCTGGGTGGAAACAGAAGAATTTCTTACGGTCGTTACGGCGCTGGATGTTATGGCAGCTGCAACTACGGGCATGCAGGTTATGGTGGTCTGGGCTTTGGGGGCATGGTGGCTCATTATGGCCCTGGGATTGGAAGTGGTGGGCCTTTTGGAGGATACTCCAACTCCAGGGGTGATGGAATCCATGGAGTCAGGATCAATGAGGATCTCCTGAAGCCTTTACAAGTGGGAGTGGACCTACAGGAACAAGAATTCCGAAACCGTGAGAGGGAAGAAATGAAGGACCTCAACAATCAGTTTGCCTGCTTCATCGATAAG GTCAGAAGCCTGGAGCAACAGAACAAGGCCCTTGAAACCAAGTGGAACCTCTTGCAAGAGTATGCTCTGCCAGCCAGGAAAAACCTGGAGCCCTATTACGAGAATTTCATCAGCAACATGAAGAAAGAAATAGACTATTTATTAAGTGAGAGAGAAAACCTAGCAAGAGAAAATGATGCTGTTCAACACCTTGTTGAGGAACTCAAGAGCAA ATACGAAGAGGAATTCAAAAGGCGTACGGCTGCAGAAAATGAATTTGTGTTGCTCAAGAAG GATGTAGACTCAATTTCTCTGAGCAAGACACAACTGGAGGGAAAAGTAGATTTACTGTGCCGAGAACTGGAGTTTCGCAGACATATTTATGCAGAG GAACTGGCGCAACTTGACAGCCAGATCGGTGATGCGAAGATCCTTTTGCAAATGGACAACAGTCGAGACTTGGACCTTGACTTGATTCTTAGAAACGTTGATGCTTGGTACCAGAGCATTGCCCAGAGGAGTAAAGAAGAAGCAAATGCTTTCTATGAAAACAGA TTCCAAGAGCttcaggaggaaagggggaaacacTCAGACGCACTGATGCTCAACCAACAAGTGATTGCACAGCTGACCCAGTTGATCAACAAGTTGCAGCGTGAAAATGATAGTGTTAAAAAGCAG GTGAGTGCTTTGGAAACAGCCATTTGCGATGTAGAACAGCGTGGAGATAATTCTCTGAAAGACGCCCGGGAAAAGCACACGGATCTGCAAACTGCTCTGAAGAAGGCCAAAGATGACCTGGCTGGCATGCTGAAGGATTACCAGCTGGTCCTGAATTCCAAGGTGGCTCTTGATATTGAGATTGCTGCTTATAAATCATTGCTGGAGGGAGAAGAGACCAG ACTACACAAAGGAAATCCCACCAGCGTAG ATGTGGTCAAACCCTTCCACCTGAGCAGCTCAGAGGGTTACAGTCCTATGGGTATAGGGTACAATTCAGGATATGGTGGATGGGCCCAGAGAAGTTACAACAGGAGCTATGGTTCCAGAAGTGTTGGAGAGCCCTCGAGGACCAAGGACAGCAGCCACAACCTGACTCCAGGAGTTTGCTCTGCAGATGCAGAATTCCACCCTGGAGCAGTCCCCTACTCCAGGAGCTGTTATGTTGGTAACCATAGCATTGACAGTTCCTGTCAAACTGGAGGAGTTCGGGTGGGAAGAGGCACCAACCAAGGTCTGGGATTCGGCTCAGGAATTGTGCATGGATCCATCCAGGATGTAGGCAGTGGGAAAATCTCTGGAGGTATAGCAGAAACGTGTCCCGGTGGAGGCTACCTCTCTGGGGGTTACAGACCAGTAGATGTTCACCCATTTGGGGATGGAGGGATGGGCCGTAGAGTTGTCAGTGGCCCCATAGTTGTGGGCTGCCACCCTGGATTTGGAATTGGAAATATTGGTGGACCGTGTTTTGGCATCCCAGCTGCAGGAGGTTTTGGGGTTTCAGGAGGGATGCCTTGTGTAGGAGCAGGTGGTCCTCTCAATGTGTGTTATCCTGGAGCAGTACAAGCTCCTGTGGGTGTCTGTTACCCTGGACAAGTAGGTGATATTTGCTTCACTGGAGGAGTAGCACCTCTGTAA